The sequence ACATCTATCCATAATAGACAAGAGCAGGTGACTCATCAGGCTGCAGAGGTAGAGACATATCAGCAGGGACTCGATGCACTGAATCGTGAACTAATGAACTCGAGGCAAACCGATAAGTCACATTTGAGTCCGGCCCAATGGGAGGACTATTTGGCTCAACGTCATTATGAATATCGCTTACATTTCTTCGCTAAAAATTGATAGGGAAACGCCATGAATATCTATAGCTTAATGTCACCTATATTTCTGTGGGCTGTCATTTCCGCGCCTATATACGCCAAAGCTGTCGACACAGAAGCCGAGGCTCTGGCGAGTCCGCAGCAGCTGAGCGACTATTTCTTTGCCGCGGCGAGAGTGGGAGACATTGAAGTATTGAGTACCTTTCTCGATGCTGGATTTCCCATAGATCAAGCTAATCAGAAGAGCTATACCGCCCTAATGGTCGGCGCATATGCGGGACAATATTCGGTAACCGACCTGCTTTTACAGCGAGGAGCCAATGCCTGCTTGCAGGACAAGCGGGGCAATACAGCAATCATGGGCGCCTTGATTAAGGCTGAGTTTCGTATTGTCAGCCTGCTTTATTCTTACGAATGTGATGAGAGCTTGATTAACAAGTCGGGTATGAGTCTGGAAGAGTTTGCCCGTTACTGGGGTCAAGCCGACAAACTTAAAGAGCTTAAAGATCCTGCTTAATGATATTGGCTATAAGCTTAAGCAACTAATTTGGAGTACGAGCCAGAGTGCAAATCGTTTTTGATTTGGGCTGACACATTTTGAAAGTGATAACTATGCCTTCTATGCATGGGAGATATGCAAATTATGCAATTTAAGCATGATTGTTTTTGCTTTATGCTA is a genomic window of Shewanella psychrophila containing:
- a CDS encoding ankyrin repeat domain-containing protein, yielding MNIYSLMSPIFLWAVISAPIYAKAVDTEAEALASPQQLSDYFFAAARVGDIEVLSTFLDAGFPIDQANQKSYTALMVGAYAGQYSVTDLLLQRGANACLQDKRGNTAIMGALIKAEFRIVSLLYSYECDESLINKSGMSLEEFARYWGQADKLKELKDPA